The following is a genomic window from Lysinibacillus sp. JNUCC-52.
TCGGTTCATCTAATATGAGTAAATTAATCTCTTCGTGCATTAGTTGCGCTAGACGTAGACGCATCTTTTCTCCACCACTTAAGTCCTTCACTTTCTTAAAAACGTCATATCCATAAAATAAAAATTGTGCAAGCAAATGACGTGCTTCTGCCTCAGATACTGCTACAGACTCTCGAAAGGCATCAATTAAACGAGTTGTTGGGTTTTGATGTTCGAATTGTTGCGACAAATAACCAATTGTTACACTATTACCTACTTTACAAGTCCCTTCATTGGGTACAATTTCTCCTAATATTATTTTTAACAATGTTGATTTACCACTTCCGTTATTGCCCACAATCGCCAAACGTTCGCCAAAATAGACCGATAATTGACTGTCTTGTAATAATGGCTTGTCAAAAGCATGACTTAACGCTTGCATTTGTACGACTTCCTTGCCACTACGTTCAGCCATCGTTAAAGCTAAATTCATTTTCTTTTTCGTAATTGGCTTTTTAACACGTGCTATGCGGTTTAATGCCTTTTCCATACTTTTAGCACGACGAAACAATGCAGCATTCGGTGGATTCGCTTCATTTGCCCACTGTCTTAAACGTTTAATCGCCTCTTGCATTTTTTTTATTTTCTTTTGCTGTTCTTCATATTCAGCAAATTGCTGTTCAACTTTTGCTTCTTTTTGCGCAATAAAATCATCATAATTTCCCTTGTACGTAAATGCTTCTCCATCCTCAATTTCGATAATTTTTTGCGCCATTTGATTCATAAACTGACGATCGTGCGATACAGTTATGACTATGCCCTCAAAATATCGAATATAATCTTCAAGCCACTCTATTGCCTGCATATCTAAATGATTTGTCGGTTCATCTAATAATAAAATAGACGGGTTACTTAGTAGAATTTGACCTAGCATGACCTTTGTTTTTTCCCCTCCGCTTATACTTGCAAAGGGTAATGGAAGTAATGGCGTAATGCCAAGTCCATTTGCAATGGTCGCTAGTTGAGCATCCATTTCATAGCCTCCCAGCAGCAAAAATTGTTCTTGAACATGCCCATACTGTTGTAAAACTTTGTCCGAAACGTTTATTTGCATTTCTAGTTCCATTGTGTCCATTTTTGCTTTTAACGCAAATAGTTCAGCAAATGCTTGCTCCAGCACTTCTTTTACTGTAAGTAAAGGGTAATTCGGAATTTGATGTAAGTAGCCAATTGTTGTTCCCTTACTTTTAATAATACGACCACTATCCGGCACATCTATACCCGCTAATAAGTGCAGTAAGGTTGTTTTACCACTACCATTTACACCGACAATCGCTACATGTTCCCCTTTATTAACTTCCAGTTGAAGCCCTTCGAATAATATATTTCCACCAATTACCTTTTGAATTTGTTCAGCCTTTATTTGCATTGTTTTTTCCTCCATAAAACGTGCGAAAAAACATCTTTAGACAACAAAAAAGACCGCTCGATTAACAAGCAGTCTTTTCCTTCATTATTTGTGAAAAAGAATGGCTAATCCGCTACGTATAATATTTGATTTTGCTTAAAAATAGACAGACCTATCCCGTTGTTGGCAAAATCGAAAGTTTGAACACGTGCAAAATACATAGCAGTATCCACCTTTACACCTGTTCTCGTAGCGTTTAAATTCATTCCTTTTCACCTCCGTTCTTATAATTAGAGACATCATACCATATTTCATAGAATTTGGGAATATATAATTAACTCCAATTGTTGGAGTAGGAAGAGATTTTTCAAATAGGTCATTCGAATACAAAAAAGAACTTGAACATCAACTCTTTTAGTAAAAATTCCTTAAAAAGTGCTACTTAAAATTCACTAATTATATTTAATTTAGAAATATACAAAAAGCGTCAGTAATTATATACTAATAAAAATAGAAATGTTTTCCTTAAACATATACAAAACAGCAAGTATTTTACAATCACTTGCTGTCTATTTATGTGGATTAAAATGTGGAGGGATCTATGAAAAACTTACGTATGCAAACGAAAATGAGCTTGCTAATTGTGACGATTATTTTATTTGTTTTAATTGCTGTTGGAATTGTAAATATTAGTGAAATGAAAACAACCCTTGAATCAGAAAATAATACACGTCTTACTCAAATTTATGATTTAAGCGTCTACAATTTGGAACAAACCTTACCAGGTGAATGGCATTTGGAAAATGGAGAACTTTACAAAGGAGACGCAAAAATAGCCGACGAAACTGCATTAATCGATAAATTAGGAGAGTTATCCGAAGCAGCTATTACCATTTTTGCGAATGATACACGGGTTAATACAAATATTATGGTAGATGGGCAGCGAGCAATCGGCACAACTGCTGATCCGAAAGTAACAGATGCTGTTATTACCGAAGGAAACATATATAGTGGAACAGCTGACGTAGTCGGAAAACCTTATTTCACACAATATGGACCGATAAAAAATGCTAATGGAGAAACTATTGGTATGATTTTCGCTGGAGTTCCCTCCTCCGAAATTAATGCGGTAGCACAAAAAATGATTATCAAAATGGGGATAGTTGCCTTTTTAGCTGCCATAATTGCTGTAATTGCAGGAACATTACTTGTGCGCAATATTGTAAAACCTTTAAAACGCTTGAATACCCAGCTTGAAACTATCTCTGCTGGTGAAGGAGATTTAACACAACAACTCGTTGTAAACACAAAAGACGAAATTGGCGATCTTGCAAAATCTTT
Proteins encoded in this region:
- the abc-f gene encoding ribosomal protection-like ABC-F family protein: MQIKAEQIQKVIGGNILFEGLQLEVNKGEHVAIVGVNGSGKTTLLHLLAGIDVPDSGRIIKSKGTTIGYLHQIPNYPLLTVKEVLEQAFAELFALKAKMDTMELEMQINVSDKVLQQYGHVQEQFLLLGGYEMDAQLATIANGLGITPLLPLPFASISGGEKTKVMLGQILLSNPSILLLDEPTNHLDMQAIEWLEDYIRYFEGIVITVSHDRQFMNQMAQKIIEIEDGEAFTYKGNYDDFIAQKEAKVEQQFAEYEEQQKKIKKMQEAIKRLRQWANEANPPNAALFRRAKSMEKALNRIARVKKPITKKKMNLALTMAERSGKEVVQMQALSHAFDKPLLQDSQLSVYFGERLAIVGNNGSGKSTLLKIILGEIVPNEGTCKVGNSVTIGYLSQQFEHQNPTTRLIDAFRESVAVSEAEARHLLAQFLFYGYDVFKKVKDLSGGEKMRLRLAQLMHEEINLLILDEPTNHLDIEAREVLEETLESFEGTIIGVSHDRYFLQKIFTKIAWIDRNTIHVYEGDYEWAKTKHILVEQVPTVEKTTKSIVQSHKDLSIEEQIEKLECKLTESTLVKEQRQKLEQQLETLYEKWLQGESDHA
- a CDS encoding RAxF-45 family protein; the encoded protein is MNLNATRTGVKVDTAMYFARVQTFDFANNGIGLSIFKQNQILYVAD